GAGAAGTCGCCGAGCATGACAGTGAGACCCCAGACCTCACTGACGTTCTGCTGCATGGGATCCAGGTCCACCAGCTTGGGCTCGGAGCCGGAGTTATACACGGCCGTGACCGTGCACCCCAAGAGGGAGTCGTTGGTGACGCCGGGGGCCTCGACGGTGGTCACCTTGCAGTTCTTCAGATCGAAGATGCCATTGCCCTTGGGCTCCCAGAAAAGCTCGATGTTCTCGGGCTTGAGCGAGTTCTCGTTGTAGTTCGCCGGGTTGTAGTTGTTGGGCGTGTTGTTGATGGTGGAGGGCGAGGCCTGGAACGAGCCCGCGAAGTTGATGCGTGGTTGGTCGAGATAGCTCATGGCGGTCGGCTCGCGGGTCTCAGGGGCTGTTGAGGTAGGCGTTGCAGGTGGCGGGCAGGGAGCCGTCCGAGCACCCCCCCGGCATCTGGACACTGTCGAAGAGGTGGCTCAAGCCCACGGGCGGCAGGTACTGGCTGTTGGTGGGACCCTGCATGTTGTGGCAGCTCAAGCAGCTGTAGGTGTTGTTCACTCCCGCGACACCATTCTGGACGAAGGTCTCCATGGAGGTGTTGGCGGCGGAGAGCGAGCCCGCCTGCGCTTGCAGGTAGGGAGGAAGGGTCTTTCCGACGGTCCACACGTTCCCCACGAGCTCGTAGTTGGCCCAGACCTTGTTGATGCGCGTGGGGTTGGCCTGGATGAGCGCCTGGACGCTGCTATTGATGGCGTTGATGGCCGCGGTGCTCTCGGCGAGCAGCTTGCGGGTGTTGTCCTGGCAGGCGAACTGGTTGGGATCGGCGGTGCAATCGTCGCCTCCGGGGAAGGTGCCCGTGGCCGAGTCCCCGTCCGGGTGCATGCGGCAGACCTGGGCCGGGGTGCCGGGCTGATAGGTGTTGGTCGTGCAGGTGGTGCACTTCGGGTTGTAGAAGTTCCACGAGCCGCCCAGGGGAGGCGGGGCCGAGGTGTTGCTGCAATCGGGCGCATTGTTGCGGTGCTCGAACGTGGCCCAGATCATCGCCGGGAAGTTCGGGGTCTTGGACACGATGTGCATCCCGGTCAGCCCCAGATTGACCTGGCGGCAGGGCCCGCCCTTGTACTGGATGATGCCGGGGACCACGTAGAAGAGGCCCGAAGCGGCGCCCGCGTCGTCGAGCACCATCCAGCTCGTCTTGAGCTCGACGGCGGTGTCGGGCAGGGACAGGTTCGGATACTTGCTGATCAGGTCGATGCCCTTGTTCCCCGGCTTGAGGGGGCCCGCGCAGTTGGCCTTGTAGAGCTGGCAGGCCGTGAGCATGGTGTACTCGCTCTGATTCACGGACATGCCGTAGTAGACGAACTCGCCTTTCAGATCGATCAGCGGCTGCTCAGAGCCGGCCTGCTTGGTGATGTCGGAGTAGACGCGGGGCGTCTTGCCGGTGGTGGCGGAGGCCTTCTGGATGGAGCCGCAGGAGGTGGGGGGCTCCTGTCCCCAGGGGGTGGGCGTCCCGTCCTTGATGAAGATGCCGTAGGAGGGCATCCACGTCTCGAATTGCAACCGGGTGGGATCGCCGCTGGCCGGTTGGACGAGCGCGAGCATGGACTGCCACATGAACTGCTCGAAGTTGCAGGCCGTCTGCTGATTGCCGGGCACTTCGCTGGGCAGGGTGGAGCTGGTGAGCCAGGCCGGATCAGCTGGACAGGAGCTGGTTCCAGTTGAAGGCACCGGAGTCCGGGGCGCTTCGATGACGGGCTTCGGGGGGCAAGCCATGAGCCCCATGGCGCCGAGAGCCACGGCCAGCATGCTGAACGGTCTGTGAGACACGGGTTTCTCCTCCAGGAGATGTCGCCAGAAGATGCGTCTGGCATTCCCGAAGGAGCCTACCCGTACCCGTACTTCGAGTAACGAGTCTCGTGTTTTCTTTTTCTCCAGGTCTCAGCGCGCGAGCAACCAGGCCGCGAGCGGCCCCCAGGCGAGTGCGGGCGCGTCCTCCGCGTACAAGAGCTCGCCATGACCGAAGTCCTCGGCGACTCGCTCCGGCCCGAAGCGATGGATGACGAGCGTGGTGACGTCGGACGACGAGACCCTCGTCGTCGAGTACAGACCGTGGTCGCCAAACCCGCCCGCGGCACCGAGATAGAAGAGCGGGACGCGAATCTTCGCGAGCTCCGGCCTCGGTGAAGTGCCACACCAGATCTCATCGAAGTCCGCGGTCTCGCGCATCGACTGGTGCGGCGGCGCGCTGGCGAACCACGCGCTCACGCGGTCCTCGGATGACTCGCGCAACCCGGTGACATGGCCCTCGGCGTCGAGGCTCGGCGCACTCAAGTGGTACAGCGGCGTATACGGCGCGAACCACCAGGTCAGGCCCGCCAGCGTGAGCAGGACTCCGCGATTCGTGTAGGACGGGAACAGGGGCGAGGGCTCCTCAGGCGCGCTCCGAGCCAACTGGCCCGCCGTGATGAAGAAGCTGTTGCTGGAATCGGTCACGCCCTGGGCCAGCGCTTCGCGTCCCGCCGCGGCATTGGCGCACGCCAGGGCCCGCAGCTCGGCGTCCTCGGGCGCGATGTCGTAGTAGATGTCGAGCGCGGCGATCGCCGAGACGTGGCGGCCATCGGCGGCGGCATACGCGTAGGTAAGCTGGGCGCCATGCGAGAATCCGCCGAGGACGATCCGGCCCGGAGCTCGGTCGGTGACGGTCCGCGTCGCCCGCGCG
The sequence above is drawn from the Archangium gephyra genome and encodes:
- a CDS encoding lipoprotein; this translates as MSRLGLAIAVLVACTPALASSLTRTEAEQLASVSAPFAVTREHVTGDIYHYQFDLRAGSTPNARVRVHRVVRELSPWRPRPAPHAVMLLHGDFANFVTNFVPSLGNPASPAPGLAPYLVSRGIDVWGVDRRWTLPSADGDISDLGGMGVHQAIGDTAVALAFARATRTVTDRAPGRIVLGGFSHGAQLTYAYAAADGRHVSAIAALDIYYDIAPEDAELRALACANAAAGREALAQGVTDSSNSFFITAGQLARSAPEEPSPLFPSYTNRGVLLTLAGLTWWFAPYTPLYHLSAPSLDAEGHVTGLRESSEDRVSAWFASAPPHQSMRETADFDEIWCGTSPRPELAKIRVPLFYLGAAGGFGDHGLYSTTRVSSSDVTTLVIHRFGPERVAEDFGHGELLYAEDAPALAWGPLAAWLLAR